The stretch of DNA GCTTTATTATCTCCGCAATTTCTTCTGCGCTATGGGAGTGAACATATTCTAATCCTTTGGATATACCCTTTGTAAAACGGGTTATCAAATCCTTGTTTTTGTTTATATAACTCTTTTTAGCTGTATATGCCGTGTAGGGTACATTACCAGCGGCTGCACCTACAGATGCTACTATATATCCTGAGCCTTCCATTTCTATCATGGAAGCAGTGGGCTCAAATAATGTTACATAATCTTCTGTTCCACCTGTAAAAGCCCCAGCCATTAGATTAAATTGAACATTGGTTAGCACTTCTACATTTTCTCCAGGTACTAGACCATAGTTTTTAAGTACAAACTCCAATGTCATCTCGGGTACTCCGCCTTTTCGTCCTCCTATGATGGTTTTATCCTTAAGATTTTCCCATTCAAAATCCGGTTCAGGTTCCCGCCCTACTAAAAAAGAACCGTCTTTTTGAGTTAGCTGTGCAAATACTACGGGATGATCCTCTTTTCCTTCGTTATACACATAGATAGAGGCTTCCGGTCCCATAAATCCTATATCTGCCTGATTCGAAAGTACTGCTGTCATGACCTTGTCAGCACCCCCGCCATTTGTTAGTTCTATCTCTATGTCTTGTTCTTTGAAGTAGCCGTTATTTATAGCTACGTATTGTGGGGCATAGAAGATAGAATGGGTAACCTCACAGAGCCTGATTTTATCTACTTTTTGTTTACCACAAGCCGTGGATAGTATTATCAATGCAAAAATTAAAATTACTATACTGCAAAGGGATACTATTTTTTTCATGATTTGACCTCCTTGATACACTTCACTAATACTTTATAATATTCCGATAAATTAAAAATGTGCAAATGGCAAAAATCATGAAAAAATGGGGATGACATTTCTGGAGATGTATGCTATAATAACTAACTGTACGCAACATAAGTGCCAACGTGGCTCAGCTGGTAGAGCAGCAGTTTCGTAAACTGCGGGTCAGGGGTTCGAGTCCCCTCGTTGGCTCCATTTGTCGGGGTGTGGCGCAGTTTGGTAGCGCGTCTCGTTCGGGACGAGAAGGTCGCAGGTTCAAATCCTGTCACCCCGACCATTTTGTATTGACAGATAGATTAATTAGGTTATAATATTTTATAAAAGGGATATTCATATATTTATGGCTATGAAAAAGAGGAGTACATCACATATAGCTAAAGAGAGGAAGATCCATAGGCTGAGAGATTTTCTAGTGAACGATGGATGGAATGTCGCTTTTGAGCTTTTTGGCTGAAATTGGTTAGGCCAAAACGGGTAATGCCGTTATACAATGGGAGCGTTTGTATATATTTATGTACAAAAATTAAGGTGGTAACGCGGAGTAAGTCTTCGTCCTTTTAAAAGGATGGAGGCTTTTTTAGTTTTTGCTGATTGGGGGGATTATATGACCAAGAGAATACTCCCGGTGAATAAGGTGGGTATATGCATGATGGTTCTGGCACTTTTTTTAGGATATGGCTCTAAGTTTATAACGCAACGGGTTTTAAATCTTGAGGGGGATAGTGCAGTAAAGATAAATATTGGATTAAAAATTGCAGGCAATATTTTTGCCATATTGGGGATGCTTAAGATATTTGGAATTCTATAAAGGAGGTTTTATTTATGAGTCAAGAAGAGATCATTGCTAAAACGTATGATCCTAAACAGGTAGAGGATAGGCTATATAATACATGGATGGAGAAAGGGTATTTTGGAGCAGAAGTAGATAAGGATAAGGAACCATTTTGCATTGTTATTCCTCCACCGAATATTACGGGACAGCTGCATATGGGGCATGCCCTTGACAATACACTGCAAGACATCATAATAAGATGGAAGAGAATGCAGGGTTATAGCACGCTGTGGCTGCCTGGTACCGACCATGCAAGCATTGCTACGGAAGTAAAAATTGTAGAGAGTCTTGCAAAAGAGGGTAAGACTAAGAATGATCTAGGTCGTGAAGAGTTTTTAAACAGGGCATGGACATGGAAGGATCAATATGGGGGGCGTATAGTAGATCAGCTCAAAAAGATGGGATCTTCCCTTGACTGGTCTAGGGAACGTTTTACTATGGATGAAGGGTGTAACAAGGCTGTTGTAGAGGTATTTGTTAAACTGTATGAAAAGGGACTTATCTACAGGGGTGACCGGATAATAAACTGGTGCCCTGAATGTAAAACAGCCCTGTCAGATGCAGAGGTTGAATATGAGGAGGCTGAAGGAAAGTTTTGGTATGTAAACTATCCTGTAAAGGATGGGGAAGATATGGTAACTATAGCTACCACCCGTCCAGAGACCATGCTGGGAGATACTGCAGTTGCTGTTAATCCGAAGGATAAAAGGTATGCCCATCTAATAGGCAAGACTGTTATATTGCCGTTGGTAAATAGGGAGATACCTGTAGTTGCCGATGATTATGTAGATATGGAATTTGGTACAGGTGTGGTAAAAATAACTCCCGCCCATGACCCAAATGACTTTGAAGTAGGTCTGCGCCATAAATTGCCCATGATTAGGGTAATGAATGATGACGGGAGTATGGCTGATAACGCCGGTAAGTATGCGGGATTGGACAGATATGAAGCTAGGCGAGCCATAGTAGAGGATTTAGAATCCATAGGACTCCTTGTAAAAATAGAATCACACAATCATAATGTAGGCCATTGCTATAGATGCAATACGGTTGTTGAACCTATAATATCAAAGCAGTGGTTTGTAAAGATGGAGCCTTTAGCCCAGCCTGCTATTGAAGCAGTAAAAAAAGGTGAGGTAAAGTTTGTACCTGAACGATTTGAAAAGATATATTTCAATTGGATGGAGAATATAAGGGATTGGTGTATATCCAGGCAGCTCTGGTGGGGTCACCGCATACCTGCATATTACTGCGAAGAATGCGGTGAGATGGTAGTGGCTAAGGAAATACCAAAGGTTTGTCCTAAGTGTGGTAAAAATGCATTTAAGCAGGATGAGGATGTTTTGGATACATGGTTTAGTTCTGCACTCTGGCCTTTTTCGACATTGGGATGGCCAGATGATACTGAGGATCTTAGGTATTTCTATCCTACCAGTATGTTGGTAACCGGATACGATATAATATTTTTCTGGGTAGCCAGGATGATATTCTCAGGTATTGAGCATATGGGTGAGGTACCCTTTAGTCATGTATTGATACATGGCATAGTACGGGATTCTGAAGGTCGTAAGATGAGTAAATCCCTTGGCAATGGTATAGATCCATTGGAGGTAATAGATAAATATGGTGCAGATGCACTAAGATTTAGTCTTATAATGGGTAACTCACCTGGTAATGATATGAGATTCTATTGGGAAAAGGTAGAATCCAGTCGAAATTTTGCAAATAAGATTTGGAATGCTTCAAGGTTTGTACTTATGAATTTGCGAAATTTTAATATTACAAATCCTAAACAGGGTAATCTGGAACTACCCGATAAGTGGATAATAAGCAAATATAATAAGCTGGCGGGAGAAGTTACTGAGAATCTTGAAAAATTTGAGCTAGGTATAGCAGTCCAGAAGTTATATGACTTTATATGGAGTGAATTCTGCGACTGGTATATAGAACTGGTAAAACCAAGGCTGTATGGGCAGGATGACGAGGCGAGAGAAACTGCTATGTATACATTGACATATGTATTGTCAAATACTTTAAAATTGCTTCATCCGTTTATGCCGTTTATTACCGAGGAAATATGGCAGTACCTGCCACATGAAGGGGAAAGCATAATGATATCTAATTGGCCTATTGCAAATGCTAGTGAGATAGATGAACAAGCGGAAGGACAGATGGAGTCCATAATGGAAATTATAAAAAGTGTACGAAATATAAGGGCAGAGATGGAAGTAGCACCATCAAAGCCGGCGAAGATAATACTGATTCCATCTTCTGAATATATGGATATATTTAGTAGTGAAAAGATATATATCGAAAAATTGGCTAATGCATCTGAGGTAATTATAAAGGCAGAGAAAACAGGTATACCAGAGACGGCAGTTTCAGCAGTAGCTTCCAAGGCGGAGATATT from Xylanivirga thermophila encodes:
- a CDS encoding ABC transporter substrate-binding protein gives rise to the protein MKKIVSLCSIVILIFALIILSTACGKQKVDKIRLCEVTHSIFYAPQYVAINNGYFKEQDIEIELTNGGGADKVMTAVLSNQADIGFMGPEASIYVYNEGKEDHPVVFAQLTQKDGSFLVGREPEPDFEWENLKDKTIIGGRKGGVPEMTLEFVLKNYGLVPGENVEVLTNVQFNLMAGAFTGGTEDYVTLFEPTASMIEMEGSGYIVASVGAAAGNVPYTAYTAKKSYINKNKDLITRFTKGISKGLEYVHSHSAEEIAEIIKPSFPDSDIELLTKVVERYKQQDTWPSTPEMTEDSFNHLQDIIEMAGVLDKRAPFDDVVTNEFIK
- a CDS encoding valine--tRNA ligase → MSQEEIIAKTYDPKQVEDRLYNTWMEKGYFGAEVDKDKEPFCIVIPPPNITGQLHMGHALDNTLQDIIIRWKRMQGYSTLWLPGTDHASIATEVKIVESLAKEGKTKNDLGREEFLNRAWTWKDQYGGRIVDQLKKMGSSLDWSRERFTMDEGCNKAVVEVFVKLYEKGLIYRGDRIINWCPECKTALSDAEVEYEEAEGKFWYVNYPVKDGEDMVTIATTRPETMLGDTAVAVNPKDKRYAHLIGKTVILPLVNREIPVVADDYVDMEFGTGVVKITPAHDPNDFEVGLRHKLPMIRVMNDDGSMADNAGKYAGLDRYEARRAIVEDLESIGLLVKIESHNHNVGHCYRCNTVVEPIISKQWFVKMEPLAQPAIEAVKKGEVKFVPERFEKIYFNWMENIRDWCISRQLWWGHRIPAYYCEECGEMVVAKEIPKVCPKCGKNAFKQDEDVLDTWFSSALWPFSTLGWPDDTEDLRYFYPTSMLVTGYDIIFFWVARMIFSGIEHMGEVPFSHVLIHGIVRDSEGRKMSKSLGNGIDPLEVIDKYGADALRFSLIMGNSPGNDMRFYWEKVESSRNFANKIWNASRFVLMNLRNFNITNPKQGNLELPDKWIISKYNKLAGEVTENLEKFELGIAVQKLYDFIWSEFCDWYIELVKPRLYGQDDEARETAMYTLTYVLSNTLKLLHPFMPFITEEIWQYLPHEGESIMISNWPIANASEIDEQAEGQMESIMEIIKSVRNIRAEMEVAPSKPAKIILIPSSEYMDIFSSEKIYIEKLANASEVIIKAEKTGIPETAVSAVASKAEIFMPIEDLIDFDKEMDRLLKERDRLEKELARANGKLSNRNFVEKAPANIVEEERGKLVKYKDMMDKVLGQIEHLKNMMGK